In a single window of the Pyrococcus sp. NA2 genome:
- the pyrI gene encoding aspartate carbamoyltransferase regulatory subunit, with the protein MPELKVSAIKEGTVIDHIPAGKGLKVIEILKLEKLSNGGAVLLAMNVPSKKLGRKDIVKVEGRFLSEEEVNKIALVAPTATVNIIKEYRVVEKFKVEVPEVIEGILRCGNPNCITNHEYVTTKFYVISRNPLKVRCHYCERTMEEEEILANL; encoded by the coding sequence ATGCCAGAATTGAAGGTTTCGGCCATTAAAGAGGGAACCGTCATAGATCATATTCCAGCGGGTAAGGGATTAAAGGTGATAGAGATTCTCAAGCTTGAAAAACTCAGCAATGGGGGGGCAGTTCTCCTAGCTATGAACGTTCCAAGCAAGAAGCTTGGAAGGAAGGATATAGTTAAGGTCGAGGGAAGATTCCTTAGTGAGGAGGAGGTTAACAAGATAGCCCTTGTGGCTCCAACTGCAACAGTCAACATAATAAAGGAATATAGGGTTGTTGAAAAGTTCAAGGTTGAAGTTCCTGAGGTTATCGAGGGAATTCTAAGGTGTGGGAATCCGAATTGCATAACAAATCATGAGTATGTGACTACGAAGTTCTACGTTATAAGCAGGAATCCATTGAAGGTTCGCTGTCATTACTGTGAAAGAACAATGGAAGAGGAGGAGATCTTGGCTAACCTTTAA
- a CDS encoding MBL fold metallo-hydrolase, producing the protein MRISAIGLDGSGIVSFQSHAHTDHFASGRIIYATKPTIYLSHLRNSKLYSEVKFGKKFYIGEFKAKLYPSGHMLGSSGIKIWIDIGTIYYTGDVKFEKLRTAEEIKIPKSDFLVIEATFGIPRFRFPKPREAEKIILGIVEDALDKGKTPVFSANPYGKAQELIKILNVHGYSAKIDGEISKVSKIYSKFGIKLKVDDDGEIVVSKKHGIKVSGFGNVKLSNHADFWELLEIVEKVNPEKVFTVYGYSEQFARILRAFGYDASSLDRNVDLWEVLNSL; encoded by the coding sequence ATGAGAATCTCAGCGATAGGTCTTGATGGAAGTGGAATTGTATCTTTCCAGTCTCATGCTCATACGGATCACTTCGCAAGTGGTAGGATAATCTATGCAACGAAACCTACGATATACCTGAGTCACCTGAGGAACTCAAAGTTGTACTCGGAGGTTAAATTTGGAAAGAAGTTTTATATTGGAGAATTTAAGGCGAAATTATATCCCTCGGGGCACATGCTTGGTTCTTCTGGAATTAAGATCTGGATTGACATTGGAACAATATATTACACAGGAGATGTTAAATTTGAAAAGCTAAGGACGGCTGAAGAGATCAAGATTCCCAAGTCAGATTTTCTCGTAATAGAGGCTACCTTTGGAATTCCAAGATTTAGATTTCCCAAGCCTAGGGAGGCTGAAAAGATAATCCTTGGAATAGTTGAGGATGCCTTGGACAAAGGAAAAACTCCAGTTTTCTCGGCGAATCCTTATGGAAAAGCCCAGGAATTAATTAAGATCCTCAATGTGCACGGTTATTCGGCCAAAATTGATGGGGAAATTTCCAAGGTCTCTAAAATATATTCCAAGTTCGGAATTAAGCTTAAAGTTGATGACGATGGAGAAATCGTTGTATCCAAGAAACATGGAATAAAGGTTTCCGGGTTCGGAAATGTTAAGTTGAGCAACCATGCTGACTTTTGGGAACTCCTAGAGATCGTTGAAAAGGTAAATCCAGAGAAAGTTTTCACGGTCTATGGTTACTCTGAACAGTTTGCGAGGATATTGAGGGCTTTTGGATACGATGCAAGTAGTCTAGATAGGAACGTTGACCTGTGGGAGGTTTTAAATAGCTTATGA
- the pyrB gene encoding aspartate carbamoyltransferase: MDWKGRDVISIRDFSREDIEVVLSTAERLEREMKEKGQLEYARGKILATLFFEPSTRTRLSFESAMHRLGGSVIGFAEASTSSVKKGESLRDTIKTVEQYADVIVIRHPKEGAARLAAEVAEVPVINAGDGSNQHPTQTLLDLYTIKKEFGRIDGLKIGLLGDLKYGRTVHSLAEALSHYDVELYLISPSLLRMPRHIVEELKEKGMKVIETTKLEEVIGELDVLYVTRIQKERFPDEQEYLKVRGSYQVNLDTLRNVKETLRIMHPLPRVDEIHPEVDRTKYAIYFKQVFNGVPVRMALLGLVLGVI; this comes from the coding sequence ATGGACTGGAAAGGTAGAGATGTTATTAGCATTAGGGACTTTTCTCGGGAAGACATAGAGGTTGTGCTTTCAACGGCCGAGAGGCTTGAAAGGGAAATGAAAGAGAAGGGACAGCTTGAGTATGCCAGAGGAAAAATATTAGCTACACTGTTCTTTGAACCTTCAACAAGGACTAGGTTGAGCTTTGAGAGTGCCATGCATAGACTGGGAGGTTCGGTAATTGGATTCGCCGAGGCCTCGACTAGTAGCGTTAAGAAGGGTGAAAGTCTGAGGGATACAATAAAGACGGTTGAGCAGTATGCAGATGTCATTGTGATAAGGCATCCAAAGGAAGGTGCAGCTAGACTGGCAGCTGAAGTTGCTGAAGTTCCAGTAATAAATGCCGGTGATGGAAGTAACCAGCACCCAACTCAAACTTTACTTGACCTATACACAATCAAGAAGGAATTTGGAAGAATAGACGGGCTCAAGATAGGTCTTCTGGGTGATCTAAAGTATGGAAGAACTGTCCACAGTCTTGCTGAAGCCCTCTCTCACTATGATGTTGAGCTCTACTTGATATCTCCAAGCCTTCTCAGGATGCCAAGACACATAGTTGAGGAGCTAAAGGAGAAGGGAATGAAGGTCATTGAAACGACGAAGCTTGAGGAGGTAATAGGAGAACTCGACGTGCTCTACGTGACAAGAATACAGAAGGAGAGATTTCCAGATGAGCAAGAGTATCTTAAGGTTAGAGGTAGCTACCAGGTGAACCTTGATACGCTGAGAAACGTCAAGGAAACTCTAAGGATAATGCATCCTCTACCGAGGGTTGACGAAATACATCCCGAGGTCGATAGAACGAAGTATGCGATATACTTCAAGCAGGTGTTTAATGGTGTTCCAGTTAGAATGGCCCTCTTGGGTCTCGTTCTGGGGGTGATTTGA
- a CDS encoding MFS transporter — protein sequence MKERKILGVSWNVFLLGLVSFLNDMSSEMIAPIVPTYLTDVLRIGKLASGSIMGLIESLSSLFKVVFGYISDVFKKRKAFVALGYALSTVAKGALAITHSWWDFLTLRILDRVGKGIRTAPRDALIAESSEKGKSGRSFGFHRMMDTLGAVAGPLVAVTLLAFLSSYPKEIAYKYIFIISAIPGAIGVLIVLLLVRDKGGEVKKKIKGISSLRDPYLKKFLLVIAIAALGRYSYAFTLWKAKELGYSTLQGLEFYALFNVMYALSAYPIGSYSDKIGKKKVITIGFGVAGLASLLFAYSKNIYTLILAFLLYGIYMAIEDTIPRAYMADLAKEYEKGTIIGAYHTVFGIFVFPASLIVGYLWQVYSLGVGFLYAAIMNFLAMLLMMTIVK from the coding sequence ATGAAAGAGAGAAAGATACTTGGTGTAAGCTGGAATGTCTTTCTCTTAGGTCTAGTCAGCTTTCTCAATGACATGAGCAGCGAAATGATAGCCCCAATAGTTCCCACGTATCTAACGGATGTTCTTAGAATAGGCAAGCTTGCAAGCGGCTCAATAATGGGACTCATCGAAAGCCTAAGTTCGCTCTTTAAAGTTGTATTTGGCTATATAAGTGATGTATTTAAGAAGAGAAAAGCATTTGTTGCCTTGGGGTATGCACTTTCCACAGTGGCAAAAGGAGCTCTAGCAATTACGCACTCATGGTGGGATTTTCTGACATTGAGAATACTTGATAGAGTTGGAAAAGGAATAAGAACCGCTCCGAGAGATGCACTCATAGCGGAATCCAGCGAAAAAGGAAAAAGTGGAAGATCCTTTGGATTTCACAGAATGATGGATACACTTGGAGCCGTTGCAGGGCCATTAGTTGCCGTTACCCTTCTTGCATTCCTATCCAGTTATCCAAAGGAAATCGCCTATAAGTATATATTCATTATCTCAGCGATCCCTGGAGCTATAGGGGTCTTAATAGTCCTCTTATTGGTCAGAGATAAAGGAGGGGAAGTTAAAAAGAAAATTAAGGGAATTTCTTCGCTTAGAGATCCTTATCTCAAAAAGTTTTTGCTTGTAATTGCTATAGCAGCCCTTGGACGTTATAGCTATGCTTTCACATTATGGAAGGCAAAAGAGCTTGGTTATTCAACTCTCCAGGGCCTTGAATTTTATGCACTCTTTAACGTTATGTACGCACTGTCCGCTTACCCAATAGGTAGTTATTCAGACAAAATTGGGAAGAAGAAAGTCATAACAATAGGATTTGGCGTTGCGGGACTCGCATCACTACTCTTTGCATACTCCAAGAACATATACACCCTCATCTTGGCATTCCTCCTCTATGGGATATACATGGCAATCGAGGATACAATTCCAAGGGCTTACATGGCAGATCTCGCAAAGGAATACGAAAAGGGAACAATAATTGGGGCATACCACACTGTCTTTGGAATCTTCGTCTTTCCAGCCTCCCTCATAGTTGGATACCTGTGGCAAGTGTATTCCCTGGGAGTTGGTTTCCTATATGCGGCAATAATGAACTTCCTGGCAATGCTACTGATGATGACCATAGTTAAATAG
- a CDS encoding M20 family metallopeptidase: MNFNPLEEAERIKDEIIAWRRDFHMHPELGFEEERTSKIVEEHLKEWGYKVKRIGTGIVAEIGEGERTVALRADMDALPIQEENDVPYKSKIPGKMHACGHDAHTAMLLGAAKIIANHADELSNKVRLIFQPAEEVGEGALKIIEGGGIDGVDAIFGIHVWAELESGVIGIREGPFLAGVGKFYAKVIGKGGHGAAPHLSIDPIPAVADIVLALQRIVAREVDPLENAVVTVGRINGGTAFNVIPQYVELEGTFRFFTEELGKFLESRIKEIIENVAKAHKCTTEVGTKILDPPTINDARMAEFVENVARSLNLRVGEVRKTLGGEDFAFYLQKVPGAFIALGIRNEKKGIVYPHHHPKFDVDEDVLHLGTALEVAIAFNFKG; this comes from the coding sequence ATGAACTTCAACCCATTAGAAGAAGCTGAAAGAATTAAAGATGAGATTATAGCCTGGAGAAGGGATTTCCATATGCATCCAGAGCTTGGATTTGAAGAGGAAAGGACGTCAAAGATAGTTGAAGAACATCTAAAAGAATGGGGATACAAGGTAAAGAGGATAGGAACTGGAATAGTGGCTGAGATAGGGGAGGGAGAAAGAACCGTTGCTCTAAGAGCTGATATGGATGCCCTTCCTATTCAGGAGGAAAACGACGTTCCCTATAAGTCAAAGATCCCAGGGAAGATGCACGCTTGTGGTCACGATGCACACACGGCAATGCTCCTAGGAGCTGCAAAGATAATAGCCAACCATGCAGATGAGTTATCGAACAAGGTTCGCCTCATATTCCAGCCAGCTGAGGAGGTAGGAGAGGGAGCATTAAAGATAATAGAAGGCGGAGGAATAGATGGAGTTGATGCAATCTTTGGAATTCATGTATGGGCTGAACTTGAGTCTGGAGTTATAGGAATCAGAGAGGGGCCGTTCCTGGCAGGAGTTGGAAAGTTCTATGCCAAAGTAATTGGAAAAGGCGGACACGGAGCTGCTCCCCATCTCTCAATAGATCCAATTCCTGCAGTCGCTGACATTGTTTTGGCCCTTCAGAGAATAGTTGCCAGGGAAGTCGACCCCCTAGAGAATGCAGTAGTCACGGTTGGAAGAATAAATGGCGGAACTGCCTTCAATGTTATTCCTCAATATGTTGAACTCGAAGGGACATTTAGGTTCTTCACGGAAGAACTTGGAAAGTTCCTGGAGAGCAGGATAAAAGAGATAATTGAAAACGTTGCAAAGGCTCACAAATGTACTACCGAAGTAGGGACAAAGATTCTAGACCCACCAACGATAAATGACGCAAGGATGGCAGAGTTCGTTGAGAACGTTGCGAGATCGTTGAACCTAAGGGTGGGTGAAGTTAGGAAGACCTTAGGAGGAGAAGACTTTGCGTTTTATCTACAAAAAGTTCCAGGAGCGTTCATAGCCCTTGGGATAAGAAATGAGAAGAAGGGAATAGTGTACCCACACCACCATCCAAAGTTCGATGTTGATGAAGATGTGCTACACCTGGGAACTGCCCTTGAAGTTGCCATCGCCTTCAACTTTAAAGGTTAG
- the argF gene encoding ornithine carbamoyltransferase codes for MVVSLKGRDLLCLQDYTPEEIWTILETAKMLKIWQKIGKPHRLLEGKTLAMIFQKPSTRTRVSFEVAMAHLGGHALYLNAQDLQLRRGETIADTARVLSRYVDAIMARVYAHKDVEDLAKYASVPVINGLSDFSHPCQALADYMTIWEKKGTIKGVKVVYVGDGNNVCHSLMIAGTKLGADVIVATPEGYEPDEKVIKWAEQNAAESGGSFELLHDPVKAVKDADVIYTDVWASMGQEAEAEERRKVFRPFQVNKDLVKHAKPDYMFMHCLPAHRGEEVTDDVIDSPNSVVWDQAENRLHAQKAVLVLLLGGIKTGF; via the coding sequence ATGGTGGTTAGCTTAAAGGGTAGGGACCTTCTCTGTTTGCAAGACTATACGCCTGAGGAGATATGGACTATACTAGAGACCGCGAAGATGTTGAAGATATGGCAAAAGATAGGAAAGCCCCATAGGCTCCTTGAGGGTAAAACTCTGGCAATGATATTCCAAAAACCCTCAACTAGGACGAGGGTTAGCTTTGAGGTTGCAATGGCACACCTTGGAGGACATGCCCTCTACCTAAATGCTCAGGATCTACAGCTCAGGCGTGGAGAAACGATAGCTGATACCGCTAGAGTTCTAAGCAGGTACGTCGATGCAATAATGGCTAGAGTTTATGCTCATAAGGATGTTGAGGATCTGGCCAAGTACGCTAGCGTTCCGGTCATAAACGGTCTAAGCGACTTCTCTCATCCATGCCAAGCCCTTGCAGATTACATGACTATATGGGAGAAGAAGGGAACGATAAAGGGAGTCAAGGTGGTTTACGTTGGCGATGGAAACAATGTCTGCCACTCCTTGATGATAGCCGGAACTAAGCTCGGTGCAGATGTCATCGTTGCAACCCCAGAGGGTTACGAGCCAGATGAGAAGGTCATAAAGTGGGCCGAGCAAAACGCAGCAGAGAGTGGAGGTAGCTTTGAGCTTCTTCACGATCCAGTGAAGGCAGTGAAAGATGCTGACGTGATATACACTGATGTCTGGGCTTCAATGGGACAGGAGGCTGAAGCCGAAGAGAGAAGAAAGGTATTCAGGCCGTTCCAAGTCAACAAGGATTTGGTTAAGCATGCGAAGCCAGACTACATGTTCATGCACTGCCTACCAGCTCACAGGGGAGAGGAGGTTACTGACGACGTCATAGATTCCCCGAACAGCGTTGTCTGGGACCAGGCTGAAAACAGATTACATGCACAGAAAGCAGTTCTCGTTCTCCTTCTTGGTGGAATTAAGACTGGCTTCTGA
- a CDS encoding ATPase — MISVLIVGVLPYDSGKTTFAVRLIKEAIEEGFDVGVSKPFGGFNGWYQHEYVIKSREIKMLVGEDAYKLHTSAKSIDPIEIESPITTLLMPPDPERLGWRVSYYTSVGSSTQIVLARITSPRSTTHYYVPENVNKLTPPLREEVKKLITTLSAEPISMTELGDLLIKSRSLADECLRYIKRLHDFVVIESYGNYAAPTFGSLNSDLVIAVAPSKAVIFRGKDYKNAISVYSNIKSPWMITTEDILPALRPIKKIEFGPEGPKDILNYVVEASSSL, encoded by the coding sequence ATGATCTCAGTTCTGATAGTAGGTGTATTACCTTATGATTCAGGAAAAACGACATTCGCTGTTAGACTAATTAAGGAAGCCATTGAGGAGGGATTTGATGTTGGAGTATCGAAGCCATTTGGAGGATTTAACGGCTGGTATCAACATGAATACGTCATTAAGAGCAGGGAGATCAAGATGTTGGTGGGAGAGGATGCCTACAAACTGCACACGTCTGCTAAAAGTATTGATCCAATAGAAATTGAAAGTCCAATAACGACGCTCCTGATGCCTCCAGATCCTGAAAGGCTTGGATGGAGAGTTAGCTACTATACAAGTGTTGGCTCCTCAACTCAGATAGTTCTTGCCAGAATAACGAGTCCAAGATCTACAACTCACTACTATGTTCCAGAGAACGTCAATAAGTTAACTCCTCCACTCAGAGAGGAGGTTAAGAAGTTGATAACCACTTTAAGTGCTGAGCCGATATCAATGACAGAGCTTGGCGACTTGCTAATAAAATCAAGAAGCTTAGCCGATGAATGCTTGAGGTATATAAAGAGGTTGCATGATTTTGTTGTAATAGAGTCCTATGGAAATTATGCCGCCCCGACCTTTGGATCTCTTAACTCCGACCTTGTTATCGCCGTTGCTCCAAGTAAGGCCGTTATCTTTAGAGGAAAGGATTATAAAAATGCAATCTCTGTGTACTCAAACATAAAGAGTCCTTGGATGATAACTACTGAAGATATCCTTCCTGCATTGAGACCAATAAAAAAGATTGAATTTGGGCCAGAGGGGCCTAAAGATATCTTAAATTATGTCGTCGAGGCCTCTTCGTCATT
- the dph5 gene encoding diphthine synthase, whose amino-acid sequence MALYFIGLGLYDEKDLTLKGLEIARRCEHVFAEFYTSLMAGTNLEKIERLIGKKIRILNREDVELNFERIVLPLARDSDVAFLTAGDPLVATTHAELRIRAKRFGVKSYVIHAPSIYSAVAITGLHIYKFGRSATVAYPEDSWFPTSYYDVIKENKERGLHTLLFLDIKAEEKRYMKANEAMDLLLKIEEMRKEGVFTKETFVVVLARAGSLEPTIRAGYVKDLIREDFGSPPHVLIVPGRLHVVEAEYLVEIAGAPQEILESFKV is encoded by the coding sequence ATGGCCTTGTACTTCATAGGTTTGGGACTCTACGATGAGAAGGATTTAACGCTTAAGGGGTTGGAAATTGCAAGGAGGTGTGAACACGTATTTGCAGAGTTTTACACATCCTTAATGGCTGGAACGAACTTAGAGAAAATCGAAAGACTAATTGGGAAAAAGATAAGAATTTTAAATAGGGAAGACGTTGAACTCAATTTTGAGAGAATAGTTCTACCTTTGGCCAGAGATAGTGACGTTGCATTCCTGACAGCAGGTGATCCACTTGTAGCCACAACTCATGCCGAACTTAGGATAAGGGCCAAGAGATTTGGGGTCAAGAGCTACGTCATTCATGCTCCAAGCATATACTCAGCGGTTGCAATAACCGGATTACATATATATAAATTTGGAAGGAGTGCAACGGTTGCTTATCCCGAGGATTCGTGGTTTCCAACAAGTTATTATGACGTTATAAAGGAGAACAAGGAGAGAGGTCTTCATACACTTCTTTTCCTTGATATAAAGGCTGAAGAAAAAAGGTACATGAAGGCCAATGAAGCAATGGATCTATTGCTAAAGATCGAGGAAATGAGAAAGGAAGGTGTGTTTACGAAAGAAACCTTCGTAGTTGTTCTAGCTAGGGCTGGTTCCCTGGAGCCAACGATAAGAGCTGGCTATGTTAAAGATTTAATTAGGGAAGACTTTGGCAGTCCCCCTCATGTGTTGATAGTCCCTGGGAGATTGCATGTGGTTGAGGCGGAATATCTAGTTGAAATAGCTGGAGCTCCACAGGAAATTCTTGAAAGTTTTAAGGTGTGA
- a CDS encoding CGP-CTERM-anchored Cys-rich protein — protein sequence MKRIIPILFLLLLVPRANACFFPQDTYAVEVELSNYNLEPLFHMRNIIIEGDKVIYRSHYDSRLIVMIWNDSKLHVRIQIPTEFKSEKIYVNEFTAIIPIEIILEKAEAKGWNIEGYHFYKDNVSVFAFPESGKECKTDADCKIQGCSGELCVSKNETVFSTCIYKEWYKCLKLTTCGCYNGYCTWKPTKPFIECLKNHNVSIENIVGVRTHVRIEVKGKLTNQTLKEISELFGCNTSRKFREITREAIVPKIDPKELNASIAISEELKWLRSIGVIKINDNDIREISNIARWGYAGYNARIGFYDGKWKPYFNASNATLVRCIGTNFREYEEKLPKDPPSKGTCGIGLLALISLIVALGGRRREDTDDILGGGGFTSDKGKSC from the coding sequence ATGAAAAGAATAATCCCCATACTTTTCCTTTTATTATTAGTTCCAAGGGCAAATGCATGTTTCTTCCCCCAGGACACTTATGCCGTCGAAGTTGAGCTAAGTAACTACAACTTGGAACCTCTGTTTCACATGAGAAACATCATAATCGAGGGAGATAAGGTAATTTACAGATCTCATTATGACTCAAGGCTTATAGTTATGATCTGGAACGATTCAAAGTTACACGTACGAATTCAGATTCCAACTGAATTTAAAAGCGAGAAGATATATGTCAACGAGTTCACGGCAATTATTCCAATTGAAATCATCTTAGAGAAGGCAGAGGCTAAAGGATGGAACATAGAGGGTTACCACTTCTACAAGGACAATGTGAGTGTCTTTGCATTTCCAGAGAGTGGCAAGGAGTGCAAAACAGATGCAGATTGTAAAATTCAAGGATGCTCAGGTGAACTTTGCGTATCTAAAAATGAGACGGTGTTCTCAACTTGCATATACAAGGAATGGTATAAGTGCCTAAAACTAACAACCTGTGGTTGCTACAATGGATACTGCACATGGAAACCAACGAAGCCTTTCATTGAATGTCTGAAGAACCATAATGTTAGCATTGAGAACATCGTAGGAGTAAGAACTCACGTTAGGATTGAGGTTAAAGGAAAGCTAACTAATCAAACCCTCAAAGAAATTTCAGAATTATTCGGGTGCAATACATCTCGGAAATTTAGAGAGATAACTAGAGAAGCTATAGTACCAAAGATTGATCCCAAGGAGTTGAACGCAAGTATTGCAATATCAGAAGAACTTAAATGGCTGAGAAGCATTGGAGTAATAAAAATAAATGATAATGACATAAGAGAAATAAGCAACATTGCTAGGTGGGGGTACGCTGGATACAACGCAAGAATAGGGTTCTATGATGGGAAATGGAAGCCATACTTTAATGCATCAAATGCTACACTCGTGAGATGCATAGGAACGAACTTCAGGGAATATGAGGAAAAACTACCCAAAGATCCCCCTTCAAAGGGCACATGTGGAATTGGATTGTTGGCCCTTATCAGTCTCATAGTAGCACTTGGAGGGAGAAGGCGTGAAGACACCGACGACATTTTGGGCGGAGGTGGTTTTACCAGCGATAAGGGCAAAAGTTGCTAG
- a CDS encoding PadR family transcriptional regulator: protein MLRRIILGFMGLHILYHASREPITGAFIMKELERHGYNVSPGTIYPLLRKMESSGLLKSRWEVRNGRKVRIYEITQEGLKLLEEGRKKVRELCNEILGEKK, encoded by the coding sequence ATGTTAAGGCGAATTATCCTCGGATTCATGGGTCTTCACATTCTATATCACGCAAGCAGGGAGCCAATAACGGGAGCCTTTATAATGAAAGAACTAGAAAGACATGGATATAACGTGAGTCCAGGAACAATTTATCCTCTACTAAGAAAAATGGAAAGTTCGGGCCTCCTGAAAAGTAGGTGGGAAGTTAGGAATGGAAGAAAAGTCAGGATCTATGAGATAACCCAAGAAGGCCTCAAACTTCTCGAAGAGGGAAGGAAGAAAGTTAGAGAGCTTTGTAATGAAATTCTAGGTGAGAAGAAATGA